One segment of Castanea sativa cultivar Marrone di Chiusa Pesio chromosome 3, ASM4071231v1 DNA contains the following:
- the LOC142629224 gene encoding zinc finger BED domain-containing protein RICESLEEPER 2-like has product MCLLDWGIDKILTITVDNAASNSGLISFIQKKTKHRKATILGHKYLHVRCSAHILNLIVREGLVEMDETIVKVRKSVRYVRSSPQRQNTFKLCAEKEKVEFKGQLCLDVPTRWNYTYIMLEKAEKYQKAFERLEEEDPNYLMTIREVEKEDGSDIDEVAWGMGDVDWEKIRIFSKFLKIFYDATLRFSGANYVTSNSFFLELMSIHDTIDLEYEKDRLVLDPRYKMRYLEYCFGTLYENQKAVDMAKRIKVVLVDLYNAYAQNQVGSSSASAAA; this is encoded by the exons ATGTGTTTACTTGATTGGGGGATAGACAAGATTTTAACTATTACAGTTGATAATGCTGCTTCTAATAGTGGGCtgatttcttttattcaaaaaaagacTAAGCATAGGAAGGCAAcaattttagggcataaataCTTGCATGTGAGGTGTAGTGCTCATATCTTGAACTTAATTGTTCGTGAAGGGTTAGTTGAAATGGATGAGACAATAGTGAAGGTGAGAAAATCTGTGCGATATGTGAGATCGTCTCCACAAAGACAAAACACATTTAAGTTATGTGCGGAGAAGGAGAAAGTTGAGTTTAAAGGTCAGTTGTGCTTAGATGTGCCCACTAGGTGGAACTACACCTATATTATGTTGGAGAAGGCTGAGAAGTATCAAAAAGCTTTTGAGAGATTGGAGGAAGAAGATCCAAATTATCTTATGACAATTAGAGAGGTGGAAAAGGAAGATGGAAGTGATATAGATGAGGTTGCTTGGGGAATGGGTGATGTGGATTGGGAAAAGATTAGGATCTTTTcgaaatttcttaaaattttttatgatgcaACCTTGCGATTTTCGGGTGCTAATTATGTCACTagcaattctttctttttggagCTCATGTCAATTCATGACACAATTGATTTGGAGTATGAAAAAGATa GGCTAGTTCTTGATCCTCGATACAAGATGAGGTATCTTGAGTACTGTTTTGGTACATTGTATGAGAACCAAAAGGCTGTTGATATGGCAAAAAGAATAAAGGTTGTTTTGGTGGATTTATATAATGCTTATGCTCAAAATCAAGTGGGGAGTAGTAGTGCTAGTGCTGCTGCATAA
- the LOC142630006 gene encoding uncharacterized protein LOC142630006, which yields MDSYQPRPVTPQSPQGGRGGGGGGNGFSAILAVFLSFFAIFVMIVIPSSSTSRNGFSVLHQVPEGHVGVYWRGGALLKMITDPGFHLKLPFITHYEPVQVTLQTDQVRDIPCGTKGGVMINFEKIEVVNRLHKDYVHDTLLNYGVQYDNTWIYDKIHHEINQFCSSHSLQQVYIDVFDQIDEKMKDALQGDCTRYAPGIEIISVRVTKPKIPESIRHNFEQMEEERTKVLIAIEKQRVVEKEAETSKKMAMSEAEKNANVSKILMEQKLMEKDSARKQQEIENQIYMAREKSLADAYFYRLLKEAEANKLKLTPQFLELKFVEAIADNTKIFFGEKIPSMFLDQRLLGNFLQQLSRNVSEEEKSTA from the exons ATGGATTCATATCAACCGAGACCCGTAACTCCACAGTCTCCTCAAGGCGGCcgcggtggcggtggcggtggcaaTGGTTTCTCAGCTATTCTCGCAGTCTTCTTATCCTTTTTCGCCATCTTCGTCATG aTAGTGATTCCTTCATCATCAACTTCTAGGAATGGTTTTTCCGTTCTGCACCAAGTCCCTGAAGGCCATGTTGGGGTTTACTGGAGAGGAGGTGCCCTTCTAAAGATGATTACCGATCCAG GTTTTCATCTGAAGCTGCCTTTTATAACCCATTATGAGCCTGTTCAAGTAACCCTTCAGACAGATCAG GTGAGGGATATTCCTTGTGGTACCAAAGGAGGTGTAATGATTAACTTTGAGAAGATAGAG GTTGTTAACCGGCTTCACAAAGACTATGTGCATGACACTCTGCTGAACTATGGGGTGCAGTATGACAATACATGGATATATGACAAAATTCATCACGAGATCAATCAGTTTTGCAGCTCTCACTCTCTTCAGCAAGTCTACATTGATGTTTTTGATCAA attgatgaaaagatgaaagatGCTCTCCAGGGTGACTGCACACGTTATGCTCCAGGTATTGAAATCATTAGTGTTCGTGTTACAAAGCCAAAAATCCCGGAAAGCATAAGACACAATTTTGAACAGATGGAAGAGGAACGCACTAAG GTCTTAATTGCTATTGAGAAACAGAGAGTGGTTGAGAAAGAGGCAGAGACAAGTAAGAAAATGGCTATGAGTGAAGCTGAGAAGAATGCAAATGTGAGTAAGATCCTCATGGAACAGAAGTTGATGGAAAAGGATAGTGCCAGGAAGCAGCAAGAAATTGAGAACCAGATATACATGGCTCGGGAAAAGAGTTTGGCTGATGCATATTTCTACCG TTTACTGAAGGAAGCTGAAGCAAACAAGTTGAAGCTGACACCGCAATTTCTTGAGCTTAAATTCGTTGAGGCCATAGCTgataatacaaaaattttctttggggAAAag ATACCTAGTATGTTTTTGGATCAGAGGCTGCTTGGGAACTTCCTGCAACAGCTATCTAGGAATGTGTCTGAAGAGGAGAAATCAACAGCTTAA